The Bdellovibrio bacteriovorus W nucleotide sequence AAAGTAATACTGGAACTGGCGACTTCATTAAAATTTTACGTGCACTTCCCCCTAGAGCTGCCTGTGAATGACTTACAGTTCCCATCAAAACGAGATCATAATCATCTTGCACTTCATGAAGAACAGACTTAACAAAATCTTTTTCTTCACTCAAAAAAAGACCCTCACAACTGATTCCTCGATTTTTCAAATAATCGAGTCTCTTTTCGTAAAGACGCTTTGATTCCGATAACATATTTTTAGAGATCATTTCTACATTCTCTGGAGTGAGTTCGTGGGCTGTAAAACTTTTTTTGAAGTCCTTCACCCTTTCCGCATGCGAATGACAGAGCACGATGTGACCTCCCGTTTTTCGCGCAATGTAATGGGCATAAACTTCCGCCATTCGACTCATGCGCGATAAATCCGTTATCAATAATATTTTCAGTCTTTTCGCTTCATCAATTTGAAATCCATTTTCAATGGCTGCTGGGCCAAAGATCAACAATGGAACCTTTGCATGCGCGACTAAGTTTTCTGTGACCTTACCTAGAAACGTCTTTTTAACACCAGCCCCTTTTCCGGCACTCACAATGATAAACCTTGGCGATGGAACATCGATCCTTTCGCTCCAACTTAAGAGGGTTTCAGCCACCTCTCCTTCTTCCACATAAAAACCGACATTAGATGCTTCACCACTCATTGTTTTGTACAAGCTTTCAAAAACTTCCTTCTGTGTGGCCGACAAAACAGGGCTGCGATTTT carries:
- a CDS encoding universal stress protein (COG0589 Universal stress protein UspA and related nucleotide-binding proteins), giving the protein MSKVFDVTKSVAPKGRTILLAEDLNRVRGDSDNSYLVSQFSEEISRRLDMPLSVLYIQNTPKSLFQKNRSPVLSATQKEVFESLYKTMSGEASNVGFYVEEGEVAETLLSWSERIDVPSPRFIIVSAGKGAGVKKTFLGKVTENLVAHAKVPLLIFGPAAIENGFQIDEAKRLKILLITDLSRMSRMAEVYAHYIARKTGGHIVLCHSHAERVKDFKKSFTAHELTPENVEMISKNMLSESKRLYEKRLDYLKNRGISCEGLFLSEEKDFVKSVLHEVQDDYDLVLMGTVSHSQAALGGSARKILMKSPVPVLLCRASTITH